The nucleotide sequence AGCAGATGCGCGGCGGGTTGCGTGATCATTGACCACAGGTCGGGGTTGGGCCGTGCTCATTGGATTCTGCACAGTATTCTTGTTTTGTAGAATGTCTGCAATACTGGTTTCAGCCGCGCGAAACCGGGCATGGTCTGTGCAGAGCAACCTAACGCGGGGAGTTTGGGTGGAAGTACAGCTGGGGCGATGTGGGGCTAAGCGTTGATCAGCACCACGATCGTCACTCGACGAAAGTTCGACCCTGAGGCCACATTGCAGCTCATCGATCGCTACCACGCACCGGGTCTGGCAGATACCAGCGGCAAGGTGCTGCGAAGCGAGTTGCACTCGCGCACCACGGTGTCCGACAACAGCCGAGGGAGCTCGGCGTGAACCTGCTGTTCGTTGTTTCCGGTTGGACGACCGAGATTGAATGACAACGGGTCTTTTTCTGCCGGCGAGGGTCACGAGGTGGTAGCGGCGACCCGGAAGCGTACTTCGTCGATGCATGCAGACGGCCTTGGCGAGGCGTTGGCCGCGGCCGAAGAGGCTGAAGCCGAGGCCGCAGCGGCAGAGGCCCGCGCGGCCGCGGCCCTGGCTCGGGCCCGGGCGACCAAACTGCGCCGCCAGGCCGATCTGATCGCCGTGCGGGCTGGTGAGAAGACGTCGCACGAGGCCCCTGAGACCGGTAACGGGGTCAGCGAGGCTACCGACGATATGGCCGATGTCGACGACGAAGCACCCGGCGTAACCGGATCCGCTGACGAGGAGGTCGCCAGGGCGGAGGAGGAGATGCGCGGCGCGGTCGAGGACAGCGGTGGGAGCAAGGCAGCGGCCATCGCCGATGTGTCATCGACGTCTACGCCCGGCTCGCCGCGGCGCTGGTTGCCGCGGCTGAGGTGGCGGCCAATCGTGGCCACCGCGACGATTGTGCTAACTGTCGCGCTGCTGGCAGCCAGTGGCTACATGGTCGCGCAGGACCGCCGGATATCGCAGCAGCGGCAGCGAAGCGTGGAATTCGCTGCGGCGGCCCGCCAGGGTGTTGTCACTTTGATGTCGCTTGACTTCGCTCACGCCAAGGATGACGTGCAGCGAATTATCGACAACGCCACCGGCGACTTCAAGAAGAACTTTCAGGCCACCGCTGATGATTTTGTCAAAGGGGCGCAGGACGCAAAGGCGGTGAGCCACGCCACCGTGAATGCCACCGCAGTTGAGTCGATGAGCGATGACTCAGCCGTCGTGCTGGTCGCTGCCAAAACCACCGTTACCAACACCAGCGGCGCCAACAATGAGCCGCGCTCGTGGCGGCTCAGCGTGACGGTCATTCGCGATGGTGGGCAGCTCAAGATAGCGAAAGTCGACTTTGTGCCATGACAGCAGAACAGGATTCGCACGCTGACGACGTCGAGGCGCCCACTTCTGATGCCGACGACGCCGCCGCGGGGACGGATACGCGCGACGCGGGCGACGATCGGGCCGGACACGACGAGTCCGGCGACATCAAAACCACACGCCGACCACGACTCGGTGTCATCAGTGGTTGGTTGCGCCGCTGTCTGGTGTTGTGGCGGTCAATTCTGTTGGCGTTGTTGATCATGGGGGCCGGCGCTGTGGCCGCGTGCGTGTTCTTCTTGCAGTACCGCCCGTATCATCAGGCCAGCGATGCTGCCGGGCGTGACGCGATCAAGGCTGCGTCCGACGGCACGGTAGCGTTGTTGTCGTATGCCCCGGACACGCTCGAACATGATTTCGTCACCGCGAAAGCACATCTGACGGGCGATTTTTTGGCCTACTACGACAGATTCACGCACCAGATCGTAACCCCCGCCGCGAAAGAGCATCACGTTCAGACAACTGCTGTCGTGGCCCGCGCCGCCCTTTCGGAGCTGCACCCGAATTCGGCGGTGGTTCTGACCTTTATCGATCAGACCACCATGAGTAAGGACAAACGCGAACCGGTCTCGGCCGCGAGCGCTGTTCGCGTAGGTCTCACGAAGGTCGATGGCAGGTGGCTGATTTCTTCGTTCGACCCGGTCTGAAGCGTCCCGCGATGTCCGACCGCCGCGCCCGACCCCATCCCTTTGAGGCGCATCGAATTGACCATGATGCCGCCATACCGATGAAGTCGAGGGTCACGATGGCTGGGGCGGCGTTCCGGTGTGGTCGTTTGCGTGGTTGATGCGGGGCAGGAGAGCGCGGCAGTTCACCGTGATCGCGGGAGCCCCTCGTCGCGCCGCCTGCAGGGGTACCCACATACATACGTGGGCAGTGCCGTGTCCTCAGAAGCCAAGCGGGGGTGGGGAAGACGTGGACCACCGGTTGGGTCGTGTCGGGAGTCCGGCCGATCAGGCGCCGCGGGCGAGCAGGAAAGGTTGTATCGCCATGTCTAGAAGCTCTGGCGTCATCATCCCGCCGGCGTGTTCGACCCAGCACCAGCTTCGCGCCGGCTGCTTGCCCGATGAGTTGCTCGTCAACTGCCCGAAAACGTGTACCGGACTGCCGTTGGTGTCGAAAGTGAATTCGTATGAGTCAGCGCCGATGCGGGCCTTCAACGTGGTGATCTTGCCGCTGGCGTTGAAGGTTGGCAGGGCGACGATGTCGTTGTGAACCATGGTAACTCCGTCTTTGACGTGGTAGCCCGGCCCGAACGCCAGTTCGTCTCGGCCCTGCCAGAAGCTGCCGCCTCCAACTTCTCCGTCGGTGTATTCGTGCATCCATGACACCCACATCCCCTGCAGCTGGCGGGCGATCGGTAGCTCGGTATAGGCCATTCCCGGTGGGCCGTAGGCGAAGTCCTGATGCGCATACCCCGACACTTCGACACCGCTGATGGTTCCGCGCGCGTGCATTAGTTCGTGGCGGTAATAAACCTCATGGTCGATCCCGGCTTGGACGGGCACGTGGGTCACGACGACGTCGCTGATCGTCGTGCCGTGGATCTCCCAGCGCCCGCTGGCGTCATACCAGTGACAGCCCGCAGCGTCGCGCTCGATGCGGCCGCTGAAGTAGTTCATCTGGATGAGGTCACCGGTGGCGGTGTAGGTGTAGGGCTCGTACCAGTCGATGGAGGCGTACTCGCTGAACAAGTGGGACGCTTCAGCATCCAAAGTCTTCTGCAACGAGCGGAATCCACAAATGGGCGAAACCACGTGGGTCATTCCGACGACGAAATCATCCGCTCCGCGGACCCCCCAGTAGTCGCGTGCCGACCCGTCGCTGACGACTGCGCCGTACCAAATCCCGGCCAGACTCACTCCGGGGCCCGGCACCCAGTCGCGCCGGTAGTGATCTAGCGATGCCGGCTCGTGTGATACGTCGAATTCAACTCGATCCAGCACCCGAGGCTCCTTGCCGGTCGGCGGGCCAGCAACCGCCACCCCACACTTTTGCAGATTGTCTGCGATCCTTGGAGTCTAGGCATCGCGGCGACGAGGGCACAAGGGATTGATGTCATGTCGTTGCAGCCAGACTGTCGCCGCGCCTCGGAGTCAAGGCTTGCCGTACACGGTTTTACGCAGTTCGTCGGGCTGGTTGACGGCCGTGCAGCGCTCGCTGCCGTGAAGCAGGCGCGTCACGCGGAGCATCGACCGTTCGGCCTGGAGCGCCCGCGGGCCTAGCTCAAGCATGCGCGTACGGTCAGGCGGAAAAGGCGCCGGTGAACAGCGGCAGGTCCAGATGGGTCAGCACGCCGACGGGACCTGCGACGACTGCAGGGATGGCGTTGATGGCATGTGCGCCGGTCATAAGCACATCGGGTTGTTTGGCGTCAAAACTGGTGCGGGTGTCGATGCGGGTTTCGAGGCAGGGATCGCCCTCGATCTTGATGCTCCAGGAGCCATCGCCGTAGGGCCAGTCAGCGGGCGCGGCGTCTTCGCCGATTGTCCAGAGCATCTGGCTTTCGATCCGCATTCTGCTCTGATGGAATGCGCGCAGCCGGACGCGAACGGCACCGACGTGGCCGGGTTCAACCTGTAGTGCTGGTGTGGTGATGGCTTCGTTGCAGGCAAAGCCTTCCCACGACAATGTCGCGTCGTCGATTTCGAGTCCGGCCGCCTGAGCAAGCATCGCTATGGAGCCGAAGTAGGCACTTTCGCGCGCATGCTCAAACGGCAGCTCGAAACTCATCTCCTCGGGCCTTTTGCCGTAGCCGATGACGGTCAAGATCTGTTTGGAGGTATATCGGGACATGTCGACCATTTCGGTCATGTAGATGGTGTCGATGTGGCGTACCAGCCTGCCCAGGACGATGGGCCACACGTCCATCATGAAGCCAGGATTGATACCGGTGCCGTGGAAGGACACACCGCCCTTACGGCATGCACTGCCGAGGCGCTGATCCATCGCGTGGCGATCCATGATGGGCGGGTAGACAAGCGCGCTTAACGCGGTCGAGCATACATTCTTGCCTGATTCCAGCAAGCGACAAATCTGGTCGAACGCTGCGGCGGGGTCCAAGGTGTCACCGAGGGCGTTGAACGATACCGCATCGGCGTCGGTCGCGAGGATGTCATCGAAGTTGTCGGTGGCTCGAATACCGACGGCGGATCCGCCCACGAGCTCACCAGCATCCTTGCCGACCTTGTCGGGGCTAAAGACCAACAGGCCAACGAGTTCGAGGTCTTTGCGGCCTAGAATCGCTCGCAGGCTGTGGGTGCCGACTGCCCCGGTGGCGACCTGGATCACTTTGAGCCGCTTCATGTCTCTCCTCGTTGTCGGATCCCAGAATGGGGGATAGTGATCGAACTCTCTAGTGCAGACCGAAGCGGTCGACGAGGTGGGAATTGAGGCCGTCGGCATCGAGGGTCCGTGCCACCAGATAGCCGGCGCCCATCCACGCGCGGCGAGTCCATTTGCCGAACGACACCCGGGTGCCTGGCGCGCCCGAGGCGGCGGGCAGCATCTTGACCCGCTCCAGCGCCTCCTTGACCCCGCGCGGACTGAGCGGGTGGGCGTCGGTGAACGCCCGCAACAGAGTCTCCGCGACATCCCGGTTCACCGGCGGCACGCAGTATTCGGGACGGCGCCCGCCGTACCTCTTTGCGTAGCGATCCAGGAAGTCCTGGCCGACCTGGTTCGCCTCGTCGTACTGGTCGACCCCGATCCATCCCATGAACGCGTTCCACATGATCGGGTTCACCCAGGCGTTCTGGAAAGCTGTGGTGGTGAATCGCGGCGGGTCCCAGTCGACCGCCTCCAGCGCGGGATTGATGAACACGATCCCAAAGCCGAACCCCAGATGCACGATCGCTTCGGCCTTCGCCTCGTGCAGGGTGCGCACGGCTCCGTTGATGTCCTGTGCTGTCTGCGCGATCGCCGCCTCGGCGACGATGCGAATACCCTTGCCCCGACACGCGCTCCGCAGATTCTTCAGGTAACTCTCGCCGATCAGGTTCTGCTCGACGAGCACTCCGATCTCGGTGAGCCCGCGTTTGGCCACGAGATCCGCGATGAAGATCGGTTCGTCGGTCATCGACCCCTGCGGGAAGGCGAAGGTCCACTCGCCTAACCAGTCGTCAGTGCCGGTGACGCTGATGGCCGGGACCTTGAACCGCTCTTCGATCGCTTCACGCGTTGGCACGCAGTTGTCGGTAATGTGCGGCCCGAAGACCACCAGGCAGCCCTCGTCGACGAGCTCACCGAACGCGTCGATCACCGCCTTGACCGAGCCCTTGGGCAGCCCCTCGACTTCGCGGTAGATCATCTGCACGGAGCGGTCCATCAACCTTTGCTCAACGGCCTCCTCGAAGACCAACTCAAAGCATCTA is from Mycobacterium conspicuum and encodes:
- a CDS encoding NAD(P)H-dependent amine dehydrogenase family protein; the protein is MKRLKVIQVATGAVGTHSLRAILGRKDLELVGLLVFSPDKVGKDAGELVGGSAVGIRATDNFDDILATDADAVSFNALGDTLDPAAAFDQICRLLESGKNVCSTALSALVYPPIMDRHAMDQRLGSACRKGGVSFHGTGINPGFMMDVWPIVLGRLVRHIDTIYMTEMVDMSRYTSKQILTVIGYGKRPEEMSFELPFEHARESAYFGSIAMLAQAAGLEIDDATLSWEGFACNEAITTPALQVEPGHVGAVRVRLRAFHQSRMRIESQMLWTIGEDAAPADWPYGDGSWSIKIEGDPCLETRIDTRTSFDAKQPDVLMTGAHAINAIPAVVAGPVGVLTHLDLPLFTGAFSA
- a CDS encoding ABC transporter substrate-binding protein — translated: MSYESSAEPVKVGYLMDFTLPPGFPEEMKADFTRCFELVFEEAVEQRLMDRSVQMIYREVEGLPKGSVKAVIDAFGELVDEGCLVVFGPHITDNCVPTREAIEERFKVPAISVTGTDDWLGEWTFAFPQGSMTDEPIFIADLVAKRGLTEIGVLVEQNLIGESYLKNLRSACRGKGIRIVAEAAIAQTAQDINGAVRTLHEAKAEAIVHLGFGFGIVFINPALEAVDWDPPRFTTTAFQNAWVNPIMWNAFMGWIGVDQYDEANQVGQDFLDRYAKRYGGRRPEYCVPPVNRDVAETLLRAFTDAHPLSPRGVKEALERVKMLPAASGAPGTRVSFGKWTRRAWMGAGYLVARTLDADGLNSHLVDRFGLH